Proteins encoded within one genomic window of Phaeodactylum tricornutum CCAP 1055/1 chromosome 27, whole genome shotgun sequence:
- a CDS encoding predicted protein produces MNFKSLAFLTILLPSASARVESHRKLNKVQQGEAIPGQYVIELDSGVGDSRGFTARVLQRSLRSNVIENYDFALKGFAVKDLPDEVLDFLLNLDDVLSVSEDGFVEMDQVQASPTWGLDVIDGSDDDKYTYSFTGKGVDAYILDTGIAAHSDFEGRVASCISFANEACGSDGSGHGTHVAGTVGSKTYGVAKEVTLHDVKVLNAMGRGTYSGVIAAIDHISKIKRENTSKKMVINMSLSGGTNSALDNAINSAANLGIVVVVAAGNANADACNFSPSSAAGALAVGAMNGSNGRTVFSNWGSCVDIFAPGVGIVSLSTTGGTSTKAGTSMASPHVAGVAALYLEAGRSASNIQTDAVTGKLSNLSGSPNRLVTTSQLSNSIPSTRRPTQAPTPAPTMRPTRKPTGHPTPLPTLLPSNAPAEDIVPKVPTIGAKPLIDPDSSLPTKTPASFPISTPLPPPTRAPTKAPTQVPLVLPTPSPVSSQCQASGQVCTAFQRCCSGMRCLRSWSPQLGRHRACRARW; encoded by the exons ATGAATTTTAAATCTCTTGCATTCTTGACGATTTTGCTCCCGTCGGCTTCGGCCAGAGTTGAGTCTCATCGCAAGCTGAACAAGGTCCAACAAGGTGAAGCAATTCCTGGTCAGTATGTGATCGAACTCGACTCCGGCGTTGGAGATTCGAGAGGATTTACGGCAAGAGTATTGCAGCGCTCCTTACGATCCAATGTTATTGAGAACTACGATTTTGCCCTAAAAGGCTTTGCCGTGAAGGATCTTCCAGACGAGGTCCTGGACTTTCTACTCAACCTTGATGATGTTCTGTCCGTATCTGAAGATGGCTTTGTCGAAATGGACCAGGTGCAAGCCAGTCCAACTTGGGGTCTTGATGTCATAGATGGCTCTGACGATGACAAATATACCTACAGTTTTACTGGAAAAGGCGTCGACGCTTACATCCTTGATACTGGGATCGCCGCTCACAGCGATTTTGAGGGCCGTGTCGCTTCCTGTATTTCCTTCGCCAATGAGG cttgCGGATCGGATGGCAGTGGCCATGGCACTCATGTGGCTGGTACTGTCGGTTCTAAAACCTACGGAGTTGCGAAAGAGGTCACACTTCACGACGTCAAAGTACTCAACGCGATGGGTAGAGGAACGTACAGTGGAGTGATTGCTGCCATCGATCATATATCCAAGATCAAAAGAGAGAACACTAGCAAGAAGATGGTTATTAATATGAGCCTTTCAGGTGGAACAAATTCTGCTCTGGACAACGCCATCAATTCTGCTGCCAATCtgggaatcgtcgtcgtggtagCAGCTGGAAACGCGAACGCAGATGCTTGCAACTTTTCACCATCTTCCGCGGCAGGTGCGCTTGCGGTCGGCGCAATGAACGGCTCAAATGGTCGTACCGTCTTCTCAAACTGGGGCAGTTGCGTTGATATATTTGCCCCTGGTGTTGGTATCGTGTCACTGTCGACTACAGGAGGAACTTCCACAAAGGCTGGGACTTCAATGGCATCCCCACACGTTGCCGGTGTGGCTGCATTGTACCTCGAAGCTGGAAGGTCAGCATCAAATATCCAGACTGACGCTGTTACTGGTAAACTCTCCAACTTATCAGGCTCTCCCAATAGGTTGGTAACCACCTCTCAACTTTCGAACTCAATTCCTTCGACGAGGAGGCCGACCCAGGCCCCAACTCCTGCCCCAACGATGAGACCCACTCGTAAACCTACCGGTCACCCGACACCCTTACCAACACTGTTGCCTTCAAACGCCCCCGCGGAAGACATCGTTCCCAAAGTTCCCACTATCGGCGCCAAACCTCTAATTGACCCAGATTCGTCGCTTCCCACAAAGACTccagcttcttttccgatcAGCACTCCCTTGCCACCACCAACTCGCGCTCCGACCAAGGCACCCACTCAGGTTCCGCTTGTTCTACCAACACCGTCTCCAGTGTCTTCACAGTGCCAAGCTAGTGGCCAGGTGTGCACCGCTTTCCAGCGATGCTGTAGCGGAATGAGATGTCTTCGATCCTGGTCACCACAGCTTGGACGACACCGAGCGTGTCGTGCTCGCTGGTGA
- a CDS encoding predicted protein encodes METTQCPEQLWDYAITYVVIVRNNTARKALNWQTPLTVMTGDTSDISELLDFEFYEPVQYFDNPEIKFPQAKAKVGRWLGIATNVGQAMCYYVLTDKGTVIARSTVTPLHKVDSTALQTSLTAFDAMIRAIYQPTDFAHSTKKQAASLRRDEAMKVARKTGEPEDPGVRNRHVLYDLNEGADHDQVEPGLSVDDYYGNDDEKESGSSDLLVGSEVLLTKGGIQHLGKVTKRDKNGQPKGSNETTNYVVEFNDGTEEIHGYNALLDAVYKQILLTIKGAHVAAEDERKVGSSVLNGPMVNTPGSLLPL; translated from the exons ATggaaacgacacaatgtCCAGAACAGCTTTGGGACTACGCCATTACCTACGTGGTAATTGTGCGTAATAATACCGCTCGCAAAGCCTTAAATTGGCAAACGCCATTAACGGTTATGACAGGTGACACGAGCGATATTTCAGAATTGTTGGATTTCGAGTTCTACGAACCGgtacaatattttgacaatcctgaAATTAAATTTCCACAAGCTAAGGCTAAAGTTGGTCGGTGGCTTGGTATTGCAacaaatgttggacaagctATGTGCTACTATGTCCTAACAGACAAAGGAACCGTGATAGCGCGATCCACAGTCACACCACTTCACAAAGTTGATTCGACTGCTTTGCAAACCTCTCTTACAGCTTTTGATGCTATGATAAGGGCTATTTATCAGCCTACTGATTTTGCTCACAGCACTAAAAAGCAAGCTGCCTCGTTACGACGAgatgaagcaatgaaggtTGCCAGAAAAACTGGTGAACCTGAAGATCCAGGAGTCCGTAATAGACATGTTCTGTATGACTTAAATGAGGGAGCCGACCATGACCAAGTGGAACCAGGACTATCAGTTGATGATTACTAcggtaacgacgacgaaaaagagtctGGTTCGTCGGATCTCCTTGTCGGCAGCGAAGTACTCCTTACTAAGGGAGGTATACAACATCTAGGCAAAGTCACCAAGCGTGATAAAAATGGCCAGCCCAAGGgctcaaacgaaacaaccaattATGTTGTTGAGTTCAATGATGGTactgaagagattcatggatacAATGCTCTGCTTGACGCTGTGTATAAGCaa atattgttgaCCATCAAAGGCGCCCACGTGGCGGCcgaggacgaacgaaaggTTGGTTCCTCCGTGTTAAATGGGCCAATGGTGAATACACCTGGGAGCCTCTTACCTctttaa